CTGCGCGCTGATCCCCATCTACAACCACGGCAGCACCATCGCACGCACCGTCCAGGCCCTGCGCACGCATGGCCTGCCGGTACTGGTGGTGGACGACGGCAGTGACGCGGCCACACGCGCGATCCTCGACGGCCTGCTTCGCGACGAGGCCGGCATGACCCTGATCCGTCTGCCGCACAACCAGGGCAAGGGCTGTGCCGTGGCGGCCGGCCTGCGGGCGGCGCATGCGGCCGGCTACACCCATGCGTTGCAGATCGATGCCGACGGCCAGCACGACACCGCAGACGCACCGCGCTTCATCGCCGCCGCACAGCACTGCCCGTCGGCGCTGGTCTGCGGCTGCCCGGAGTACGACGAAAGCGTGCCGCGCGGGCGCCTGTACGGGCGCTACGTCACCCACGTCTGCGTGTGGCTGGAAACCCTGTCGCTGGCGATCCGCGACTCGATGTGCGGCTACCGCGTGTATCCGCTGGATACCGCCTGCGCTGAACTCGACCGTGCTCCGGTGCCGGCACGGATGGACTTCGACACCGAAATCGCGGTTAGGCTTCACTGGCGCGGCGTGCCGGTGCGCAACCTGCCGACCCGGGTGATCTACCCGGAAAACGGCTTGTCGCACTTCCGCATGCTGCGCGACAACCTGCGCATCAGCGCGATGCATACGCGTCTGCTGCTGGGCATGCTGCCCCGTGCGCCACGCCTGTTGTGGCGCCATGTTCGTGGAGACCAACCATGCGACGTCTGATCGCCCCGCTGCTGCTCTGCATCCTGCTGCTTGTCGGGGTGCTGCCGCCCGGCCATGCGGACGGCACCGACCAGCCACTGCTGCAGCAGATTTTGACCGGGTTGGCGCGCCACCACGCCGTGCGTGCCGACTTCGTGCAGACCCGCTCCAACCCGGCCCTGGCCAGACCCCAGACCAGCCACGGGCAGCTGCTGTTCGTGCTGGGCCACGGCATGCTGTGGCAGACCGTGGCACCGTATGCGGAAACGCTGGCGTTCACCGGCACCCGGGCGGCGCGCATCGACGCGCAGGGGCGCGCGCAGCGCATGCACGACGCGCGCGGCGTGAGCCAGATCTCGCAGATGCTGCAGGCGATGCTGGCCGGCCACGTCGACACCGTGCGCCGCCAGTTCGACATTTCCGCCAGCGGCACCGCCTCGGCCTGGACCCTGCGACTGGTGCCGAAGCAGGAGCGCGTGGCGCGCGTGCTCGGCAGCATCGTGCTGAGCGGCGACGCGTTCCTGCAGGACATCCGCATCGCCATGCGCGATGGCGGCGGTACCGACATCCGCTTCAGCCACAGCCGCGATGCAGCCCGCTTCAACCCCCTGGAAAAACAGGTGCTCGGCCTGCCATGAGTCCGCGTCTGACGCTTCGCGCCGGGGCCTTCGCCGTCGCGCTGCTGCTGATTGCCGCTCTGGGCGCATGGCTGCTGTTCGGACGCGGCCGCCTGCCGATCCAGACCGACCTGCTGGCGATGCTGCCTGCCACCGAACAGCAGCCGCTGGCGGAAGCCGCGGTACAACGGCTGGCCCACGCCAACGGCGACCGCATCGTGCTGCTGGTGGAGAACACCGATGACCGTCGCGCCAAGGCGGCCGCCCGTGCGCTGGGCAAGGCGCTGACGCCGCACAAAGTGTTCCGCTCGGTGCTGGCCGAACTGCCGCCGTTCGACCTGAAGCAGATGGTCGCGCCCTATCTGGCGCACCGCTTCTTCCTGCTGTCGGATACCGACCGCGCCGCAATGAACGCGCCCGGCTACGATCCGGCACAGGCGCTGGCGCAGCGACTGAACGCGCCCTTCGTCGACGGTGTGGGCACCACCCTGCAGGACGATCCCTTCGGCTGGCTGCAGCACTGGCTCGGCACCCAACCGTGGAGTCGCTCGCCGCTGCTGCCGGAAGACAATCTGCTGGTTGCGCACACTGGTGGCCGCACCGATGTGCTGGTCACCGCCACGCTGGCCGGCTCGTCCTACGACGACAGCGTGCAGCAGCGCGTGCTGGCCGCCGTGGACGATGCGGCCCGCCGGATCGAGCACGACCAGCCCGGCACCCGTGTGCTGCGTACCGGCGCGGTGTTCTATGCCGCCGCCGCGCGCGCCGGCGCGGAGCACGATGTGCACCTGGTCGGTTGGATCTCCACCTGCGGCATCGCGCTGCTGCTGATCGGCATGTTCCGCTCGCCCGGACCGCTGCTGCTGGCGTTCCTGTCGACCGCCGCGGGCGTGGTGTTCGCCACCGTGGCCAGCCTGCTGGTGTTCGGCCAGATCTACCTGCTGACCCTGGTGTTCGGTGCGGCCCTGTTGGGCGAGGCGGTGGACTATTCGATCCAGTACCTCACCGCGCGCGCCAATGCCGGCCCCGGCTGGCAGGCCGCGACCGGCCTGCGTCAGGTGCGTCCGGCGCTGCTGCTGGCGCTGGCCACCTCGCTGTTGGGCTATGCCCTGCTCGGGCTGGTACCGTTTCCCGCTCTGCGCCAGATGGCAGTGTTCGCGATGAGCGGCATGCTGGCGGCCTGCCTCAGCGTGTTCTGGCTGCTGCCGGCACTGCTGCAGCGCCCTGCCGGACCGCTGTCGGCCGCGCCGGTACGCTGGGCGCTGGCCCTGCAAAACGGCGTCGGCCGCGCCAGCCGGGGACCGCGCGGCGTGCTGCTGGCCGTCGGCTTGCTGCTGCTGGCGCTTCCCGGCTGGTACCGGCTGAGCCACGACGACGACGTGCACCTGCTGATCTCGCCGCCGCCCTCGCTGGTACAGCAGGAACACCGCATCCGCGAAATCGCCGGCATCGGCAACAGCAGCCAGTTCTATCTGGTACAGGGCGCCGACACCCAGCAGACCCTGCAGCGCGAAGAGGCACTGGAACAGCGGCTGCAGGCGCTGGTGCATGACAATCGCCTCGACGGCTGGATTGGACTGGCCGGCATGGCTCCTTCGCGTACCCGCCAGCAGGCCGATCACGCGCTGCTGGCACATGCTCTGTTCGCGCATGGCGCCAGCGCCAGTGCGGACGATGCGACCGTCCGCGCCCGTCTGCAGACACTGCTGGTCGCCGGTGGGCTGCGCGCCGATGCAGCGGCAGCCTATGCCGATGCGTGGCCGGGCTCGCCGCTTAACTTCAAGACCTGGCTGGCATCGCCGATGGCCACGCCGTTCCGTTATCTGTGGATGGGCTGCGGCCGACACGGTTGCGGCTCCATCGTGCTTCCACAGGGCGACCCCGGCGATGCCCGGCTGCGCCGCGCCGCCGCTGGCCTGCCCGGCGTAACCCTGGTCGACAAGGCCGCCAGCGTGTCGCGCCTGTTCGGCCGCTATCGCCGCTACGCCAGCATGTGGCTGCTTGCGGCGATCGTGCTGATCGTGCCGGTGTTCGGCTGGCGCTATGGCTGGCGGCGCATGCCGCGCGTACTGGTGCCACCGGTGCTCGGCATGGCGCTGGCGCTGGCCACGCTGGGTTACCTCGGCCAGCCGCTGACCCTGTTCCACTGGATGGCGCTGATGCTGGTGCTGGGCGTGGGCGCCAACTATGCGGTGTTCCTGCACGAGGGCGAACCGCACACCGCACACCGCCCCGGCGCGATGTACGCCAGCGTGCTGCTGTCGGCGATCACCGCCCTGCTTTCGTTCGGTCTGCTGTCGCTGAGCTCGATGCCTGCGTTGCGGGATTTCGGGCTCACGCTGTTGCTGGGGATCGGTTTCACAGTGTTGCTGGTGCCGGCGAGTCGGCATCCAGGCGGGGAGGGGGCGACGTGATCCCGATGGCGACTGCCCGTCAGCTGACGGTGCGATGTGAGACCGGTCTTGCCCCACCATGGCACTTCGAGTCGCCCCGTGCAGGAAGCAGAGCGGTTTCGACCGCCTGCCGGCGGCCGAGTCACCTTCTCTTGCTTGCCCACGCCGCCGCTCCCGGCGGCGGCGCGGGCCGGCAAAGAAAGGGGGTTCGGGTCGCGGCAGTGGCTCGAAACCGCGCTGTCCATTGCGACAACGCAAACGCGTCGAAAGTCCTGGCACACAGAAGCACCACGACTAATCCAACAAACCTGATTTCACCGACAAGGATGCCGCCCCCATGAAACGTGTCGTCATCACCGGCATCGGCGGTATCACCGCGCTGGGCCACGACTGGCCGACCATAGCCGCACGCCTGCGCGAGGGTCGCAATGCCGTACGCAGGATGCCCGAATGGGATTATTTCGACGCGCTGAACGGACGCCTCGGCTGTCCGGTCGACGACTTCAAAGTGCCGTCGTGGCCGCGCCAGAAAACCCGCTCGATGGGCCGTGTCTCGCAACTGGCAGTGGCCGCCAGCGAGCACGCACTGCGCGATGCGGGACTGCTGGACGAGGTGTCGATCCGCGATGGCCGCATGGGCGTGGCGTATGGCTCCTCCGGCGGTAGCGTCGCACCGATCCGGGTGATTGGGCGCATGCTGGAAACCGGCTCGATGCAGGGCGTCACCGCCACCAGCTACATCCAGATGATGGCGCATACCACGGCGGTGAACGTGGGCGTGTTCTTCGGCCTGCAGGGGCGCATCATTCCCACGTCCAGTGCCTGCACGTCCGGCAGCCAGGCGATCGGCTACGGCTACGAGGCGATCCAGCAGGGCAAGCAGACGCTGATGCTGTGCGGTGGCTCCGAGGAGCTGTCGGGACCGGGTGCAGCGGTGTTCGACACGCTGTTCGCCACCAGCACACGCAACGACGAGCCGCAGCTGACCCCGCGTCCGTTCGACCGCGCGCGCGATGGACTGGTGGTCGGCGAAGGCGCCGTCACCCTGGTGCTGGAGGAGTACGAACACGCCAGGGCCCGCGGCGCGACGATCCACGCCGAGATCGTCGGCTTCGCCTGCAATTCCGATGGCGCACACATCACCCAGCCCAGCGCCGGGACGATGGCGGTGGCGATGCGCCTGGCGCTGGCCGATGCGAATCTGCCGCCGTCGGCGATCGGCTACGTCAGCGCCCACGGCACCGCCACCGATCGTGGCGACGTGGCGGAAAGCCACGCCACCCATGACGTGCTCGGCCCGCAGGTGCCGGTGAGCGCGATGAAAAGCTATGTCGGGCACACCCTGGGTGCCTGCGGCGCGCTGGAATCGTGGTGGGCGATCGAGATGATGCGCGCGGGCCGTTTCGCGCCCACGCTCAACCTGGACCAGCCCGACCCCGACTGCGCCGAACTGGACCACATCACCGGCAGCGAGCGCACCATCGCCACCGACTGCGTGATGAACAACAACTTCGCCTTTGGCGGCATCAACACCTCGCTGATCTTCAGGGCCTGCGACTGATGCGCCTGGTCGATGCCAACGGCCTGCCGCGGGTGGTGGTCACCGGCACCGGCTCGCTGTCCTGCCTTGGCGCGGGCAACCACGCGCTGTTCGACGGGCTCCGCCACGGACGCTGCGGACTGCGCAGCATGGCCGGTTTCGCCGCGCTGGACCTGCAGGCACGGGTCGGCGGCCCGGTCGACCTGGCCGGACTGCCGGAGCCGCCGCGCAAGCTGCGCCGCTTCCTGGCCGCACCGGGTCTGTACGCCTGGCATGCATTGAACGAGGCGCTGGCGCAGGCCGGCCTGACGAACGAACGGCTGCAGCGCGACGACTGCGGTCTGGTGCTCGGTGGCGGTGCCGCCCTGAGCGAACACGAGGCGGCTCTGGACAGCCATCGCGCCCGCGGCGTCGGCCGGCTCTCGCCGTTCATCGTGCCGCGCGGCATGAGCAGCGCGCTGTCGGCCAGCGTGGCGCACGCCTTCGGCATCGGCGGTATCAGCCTCACCATCAGCTCGGCCTGCACCAGCAGCGCGCATGCGATCGGCCAGGCGATGGAGCTGATCCAGCTCGGCCGCCAGCAGGTAGTGATCACCGGCGGCGCCGAGGAACTGCACGACAGCACCGCGATGTGGTTCGACGCGATGCATGCCTTGTCGCCACAGCACGATCCCGCCCTCGCCTCGCGCCCCTACCACCCCGGGCGCGACGGCTTCGTGCTGGCCGCGGGTGCCGGCGTGCTGGTGCTGGAATCGCTGCAGCACGCGATGGCGCGCGGTGCCGTGGTACTGGCCGAGCTGGCCGGCTACGGCAGCGCCACCGACGCCGCCAGCATGGTCGGCCCGGGTGCCGACGGCATCACCCGCGCGCTGCGCCAGGCGATCGACCGCGCCGGCACCCTGCCCGGCTACATCAACACGCATGCCTGCTCCACGCCGCAGGGCGACCTTGCCGAGTGGCAGGCGATCCGCACCGTGTTCGCCGAACGCGATCTGCCAGTGCCGCCGCTGTCGTCGATCAAGGGCCTGATCGGTCACGCACCCGCCGCCGCCGGCGCGCTCGACGCGATCGCCAGCCTGCTGATGATGCAACACGGCATGCTGCTGCCCGGCCGCGTGCCGGTACCACGCGACGAGGCGTTCGCCGACGCCCCGCTGCCGGATGCGCCACGCGCGTTGCCGCTGGACAGCGTACTGTCGGGCAACTTCGGTTTCGGCGGCAGCTGCACCGCCCTGCTGTTCCGGCGCTGCGCGGAGGCGGATGCATGATCGACATACGCATCGACGACTGGCGCGGCTGGGCGCCGGGGCTGGAAACGCCGGCGGCGTGGCAGGCCTGGGCCGAAGCCCCGCATGTCGTGCACGACGACGGCCAGCTGCAGCCGGCCTGCGCGTTCCTGCCCGCCATGCAGCGCCGCCGCCTGAGCCGGCTGGCGCGCATGACGCTGGAAACGGCATGGCCGCTGTGCGGCGAACACGAGCAGTTGCCGTTCGTGTTCGCCTCGCGCCACGGCGAAACGCCGCGCACGCTGGCCCTGCTCGGCGACATCGCCGACGGACAGCCGCTGTCGCCCACCCGCTTCGGCCTGTCGGTGCACAACGCGATTGCCGGACAGTGGTCGATCCTGCGCGGCCAGCATGGCGAATCTACCGCCATCGCGGGCGAGGCCGACGTGTTCGAGCATGCGGTGCTGGAAGGCGCCCTGCAGCTCGCCGCGGGCGCGCCGGCAGTGCTGGTGGTGGTGGCCGAGGAACTGCCGCCCGCGGCCTACGCGCAGTGGATCGACGACGTGCCGTTCTCCTATGCTGTGGCCCTGCGAATGGGGAACGTCGGACAACCCGACGGCGACGCGGCCGGCAACGACGCGAGCGGCCGCAGCCGGGCAAGCGGACTTGGCCGGGCGAGCGGATCGGGCTGGCGGCTGCAGCAGGCGCGCAACACGACGGGTGGCGCGCCCTGCGCATGGCCGCATGCACTCGACTTCCTGCGCGCACTGCTGGTTCGACAATCGTCACTGGAACACCTATGGAAGGCACGCCGATGGAACTGGCAACAGCGGACCTGAACCCGCGCACCGACGCATGGGCGTGGCGCCTGTTAGCCACCGGCGCCAGCTTCGTGCTGTTCGGGCTGGGCGGGCTGCTGCTGCGCCTGATCATCCTGCCGGTACTGGCCTGCCTGCCCGGCGACGCCGTCGCGCATCGCCGTCGCGCGCGTGCCGCGATCAGCCGCGCATTCCGCCTGCACGTGTGGTTCATGCAGCGCAGTCGCGTGCTGGATTTCCGCATCGAGGGCGCCGAGCGGCTGGGCCGCCCCGGCCAGATGATCGTGGCCAACCACCCGTCACTGATCGACGTGGTGTGCCTGATCGGCCAGGTCCCCGACGCCAACTGCGTGGTGAAGGCCGGCCTGTTCGGCAATCCCTGCACGCGCGGACCGGTGCATGCGGCGCAATACATCAGCAACGACGGCAGCATGAACATGCTCGAAGACGCTACCGGGGTGCTGCGCGAAGGCCAGTGCCTGGTGGTGTTTCCCGAAGGCACGCGCACGCAGCCCGGACAGGCACCGGTGTTCCATCGCGGCGCGGCCGCCATCGCCCTGCGCGGCGCCCGTACGATCACCCCGGTATTTATCACCGTCGAACCGACCACGCTGACCAAGGCCGAGCCCTGGTACCGCATACCCGCACGCCGCGTGCAGGTATGCCTGCGCGTGGGCCAGGATATCGATCCCGCCACCTTCACAGCCGACGCGCCGCTGCCGATCGCCTCGCGCCGGCTCAACGACCATCTGCACCATCTATTTCTCAGGGAGCTCGCCGCCTCGTGAATGCCGTCAACGACCACGCCGCGCTGGAACAGGACATCGCCCGGCTCATCATCGACACGCTGAATCTGGAAGACCTGCAGCCTGCCGACATCTCGCCCGACCAGCCGCTGTTCGGCGATGGACTGGGGCTGGACTCGGTGGACGCGCTGGAACTGGCGCTGGCCCTGCAGAAGCAGTACGGCATCCGTGTCGAGTCCGACGCGAAGCATGCACGCGAGCACTTCGCCACCGTCGCCAACCTCGCCCGCTACGTCGCCAGCCAGCGGCCCCCATGCGCCGACTGACTTCCATCCTGCTGCCGCTGATCGGCGTGCTGTATCCGTTCGTCGTCTACTTCGGCATGGAGAAGGTGGCGCCGCCGGTGTTCGCGCTGGTGCTGGGTGCGATCTGGCTGATCCGCGCGCCGGCCCTGCTGCGTGAACCGGGCGGACGCTGGATGGTGGCGGTGGCGCTGACCTACTGCGTGCTGCTGGCGGTCACCGGGGAAGCGCGGCTGCTGCGCTGGTACCCGACCCTGATCAGCGTGTTCCTGCTGGCCACCTTCGGCCTCAGCCTGGTCTACGGCCCGCCCATCGTCGAACGCATCGCGCGCATGCGCGAGCCCGAACTGCCGCCGGAAGCGGTGCCGTACACGCGCAAGGTCACCCAGGTCTGGGTCGGCTTCTTCGTGTTCAACGGCCTGGTCTCGGCCGCGCTCACGCTGTGGGCGCCGCTGACCTGGTGGACGCTCTACAACGGCCTGCTCGCCTATTTCATCATGGGCGTGCTGTTCGTCGGCGAGTGGCTGCTGCGCCAGCGCATGCGGAAGCGCTTTGCATGAACCCACCGCGCGAGGCCGAGCTGCTCGACGACCGCCAGGACGCCGGCGTGCACACGCTGCGCCTGCGCATCCCGCCGACGTTGGCCCACTTCGATGGCCACTTTCCGCAGGCGCCGGTGCTGCCCGGCGTGCTGCAGGTGCAGTGGGCACTGGCGCTGGCCGCGCCGCGCTTCGGCATCGCGTCCCGCTGTCGCGCGATGGAGGCGCTGAAGTTCCAGCGCCTGATCCGCCCCGGCGAGGTGGTGGAACTGGAACTGCGCATGGATCCCGCACGCGGCAAGCTGCATTTCGTCTACCGCGTCGACGGCACCCATTGTTCGTCGGGCCGCCTGCTGGTGGAGTCCACAGAGTGAACGCCACGCGCATGCAGGAACCGCACTGGGCCGCGCAGAAGGAGCGCGGCAGCTTCGCGCTGATGCGGCTGACCGCCTTCGCCATACGCTGCTTCGGCCGACGCCCGCTGACCCCGGTGCTGTACCTGATCGTGCTGTACTTCTTCGTGTTCGGGCGCCGCGCGCGGCGTCACGTCCGGCAA
This window of the Dyella sp. A6 genome carries:
- a CDS encoding glycosyltransferase family 2 protein produces the protein MRPDARFAPCALIPIYNHGSTIARTVQALRTHGLPVLVVDDGSDAATRAILDGLLRDEAGMTLIRLPHNQGKGCAVAAGLRAAHAAGYTHALQIDADGQHDTADAPRFIAAAQHCPSALVCGCPEYDESVPRGRLYGRYVTHVCVWLETLSLAIRDSMCGYRVYPLDTACAELDRAPVPARMDFDTEIAVRLHWRGVPVRNLPTRVIYPENGLSHFRMLRDNLRISAMHTRLLLGMLPRAPRLLWRHVRGDQPCDV
- a CDS encoding outer membrane lipoprotein carrier protein LolA gives rise to the protein MRRLIAPLLLCILLLVGVLPPGHADGTDQPLLQQILTGLARHHAVRADFVQTRSNPALARPQTSHGQLLFVLGHGMLWQTVAPYAETLAFTGTRAARIDAQGRAQRMHDARGVSQISQMLQAMLAGHVDTVRRQFDISASGTASAWTLRLVPKQERVARVLGSIVLSGDAFLQDIRIAMRDGGGTDIRFSHSRDAARFNPLEKQVLGLP
- a CDS encoding MMPL family transporter, whose product is MSPRLTLRAGAFAVALLLIAALGAWLLFGRGRLPIQTDLLAMLPATEQQPLAEAAVQRLAHANGDRIVLLVENTDDRRAKAAARALGKALTPHKVFRSVLAELPPFDLKQMVAPYLAHRFFLLSDTDRAAMNAPGYDPAQALAQRLNAPFVDGVGTTLQDDPFGWLQHWLGTQPWSRSPLLPEDNLLVAHTGGRTDVLVTATLAGSSYDDSVQQRVLAAVDDAARRIEHDQPGTRVLRTGAVFYAAAARAGAEHDVHLVGWISTCGIALLLIGMFRSPGPLLLAFLSTAAGVVFATVASLLVFGQIYLLTLVFGAALLGEAVDYSIQYLTARANAGPGWQAATGLRQVRPALLLALATSLLGYALLGLVPFPALRQMAVFAMSGMLAACLSVFWLLPALLQRPAGPLSAAPVRWALALQNGVGRASRGPRGVLLAVGLLLLALPGWYRLSHDDDVHLLISPPPSLVQQEHRIREIAGIGNSSQFYLVQGADTQQTLQREEALEQRLQALVHDNRLDGWIGLAGMAPSRTRQQADHALLAHALFAHGASASADDATVRARLQTLLVAGGLRADAAAAYADAWPGSPLNFKTWLASPMATPFRYLWMGCGRHGCGSIVLPQGDPGDARLRRAAAGLPGVTLVDKAASVSRLFGRYRRYASMWLLAAIVLIVPVFGWRYGWRRMPRVLVPPVLGMALALATLGYLGQPLTLFHWMALMLVLGVGANYAVFLHEGEPHTAHRPGAMYASVLLSAITALLSFGLLSLSSMPALRDFGLTLLLGIGFTVLLVPASRHPGGEGAT
- a CDS encoding beta-ketoacyl-ACP synthase produces the protein MKRVVITGIGGITALGHDWPTIAARLREGRNAVRRMPEWDYFDALNGRLGCPVDDFKVPSWPRQKTRSMGRVSQLAVAASEHALRDAGLLDEVSIRDGRMGVAYGSSGGSVAPIRVIGRMLETGSMQGVTATSYIQMMAHTTAVNVGVFFGLQGRIIPTSSACTSGSQAIGYGYEAIQQGKQTLMLCGGSEELSGPGAAVFDTLFATSTRNDEPQLTPRPFDRARDGLVVGEGAVTLVLEEYEHARARGATIHAEIVGFACNSDGAHITQPSAGTMAVAMRLALADANLPPSAIGYVSAHGTATDRGDVAESHATHDVLGPQVPVSAMKSYVGHTLGACGALESWWAIEMMRAGRFAPTLNLDQPDPDCAELDHITGSERTIATDCVMNNNFAFGGINTSLIFRACD
- a CDS encoding beta-ketoacyl-[acyl-carrier-protein] synthase family protein, with the protein product MRLVDANGLPRVVVTGTGSLSCLGAGNHALFDGLRHGRCGLRSMAGFAALDLQARVGGPVDLAGLPEPPRKLRRFLAAPGLYAWHALNEALAQAGLTNERLQRDDCGLVLGGGAALSEHEAALDSHRARGVGRLSPFIVPRGMSSALSASVAHAFGIGGISLTISSACTSSAHAIGQAMELIQLGRQQVVITGGAEELHDSTAMWFDAMHALSPQHDPALASRPYHPGRDGFVLAAGAGVLVLESLQHAMARGAVVLAELAGYGSATDAASMVGPGADGITRALRQAIDRAGTLPGYINTHACSTPQGDLAEWQAIRTVFAERDLPVPPLSSIKGLIGHAPAAAGALDAIASLLMMQHGMLLPGRVPVPRDEAFADAPLPDAPRALPLDSVLSGNFGFGGSCTALLFRRCAEADA
- a CDS encoding beta-ketoacyl synthase chain length factor — encoded protein: MIDIRIDDWRGWAPGLETPAAWQAWAEAPHVVHDDGQLQPACAFLPAMQRRRLSRLARMTLETAWPLCGEHEQLPFVFASRHGETPRTLALLGDIADGQPLSPTRFGLSVHNAIAGQWSILRGQHGESTAIAGEADVFEHAVLEGALQLAAGAPAVLVVVAEELPPAAYAQWIDDVPFSYAVALRMGNVGQPDGDAAGNDASGRSRASGLGRASGSGWRLQQARNTTGGAPCAWPHALDFLRALLVRQSSLEHLWKARRWNWQQRT
- a CDS encoding lysophospholipid acyltransferase family protein, whose protein sequence is MELATADLNPRTDAWAWRLLATGASFVLFGLGGLLLRLIILPVLACLPGDAVAHRRRARAAISRAFRLHVWFMQRSRVLDFRIEGAERLGRPGQMIVANHPSLIDVVCLIGQVPDANCVVKAGLFGNPCTRGPVHAAQYISNDGSMNMLEDATGVLREGQCLVVFPEGTRTQPGQAPVFHRGAAAIALRGARTITPVFITVEPTTLTKAEPWYRIPARRVQVCLRVGQDIDPATFTADAPLPIASRRLNDHLHHLFLRELAAS
- a CDS encoding acyl-CoA synthetase, whose product is MNPPREAELLDDRQDAGVHTLRLRIPPTLAHFDGHFPQAPVLPGVLQVQWALALAAPRFGIASRCRAMEALKFQRLIRPGEVVELELRMDPARGKLHFVYRVDGTHCSSGRLLVESTE